From the genome of Salvelinus namaycush isolate Seneca chromosome 1, SaNama_1.0, whole genome shotgun sequence:
aagtgggatgtTAGCGTCcaacatatcccagagaagttaaaagtAACCATTTAAACGTGAAAACATTCAAAAAGATAAAAAGAAAAACATGTTCAACATTACAAAAGAGTGATTGACAAGAGTCTCCTATGAGTCCCAGCAACAGAGGGGTACGAGGTAACAAATAAACGATCAACTTGTTTTGAAGGCAGATATGGTCCTGTTTCCCCAAACCTGGGGCTGGTAAAGTTTGTTGGAATGTCTGAAGTGGAGGAAGTATACACCTGTTCCCAAAAGGGCTATATTGTGGTTGTGTTCTGGGGCAATGTGACCGCTGCGTTGCATTGCACACAAGACGCTAATATTCAGGCACTACTCGCCCCCATCGTAGGCGTAGTCTGCCTTATTGTGCATGATCAGTTTGTTGTCCACAAAGTAGAAGCTGTCTGACCTGGTCTCATACGGGTGCTCCACCATTAGGCAAACTTCataagaaagagagggggaaaaaaacaaaacaagggATTTCAGTTTGGAAATAACTTCATAAGGAACAGCAGAATGTACATTAGCCTGGCTTACAGTAAATTACTCCTGAAGGGGATCCATGTGACTGTCTAGTACCACATTACTTATCTTACAATTTGAGTGGCCTGACTGGCTCTGTATGGATGTGTATAGTATACAGACTTGGCTAGCTATGTTGTGGCCAGTCTGAACTTTAGCTTGTAGGACACAGGCTAAAACAAAGATGATAGACAAAGTGAGAGGGGGCATTGCTGGTGCGCTCCTACTACTAGTAGACTTACTGAGGTCATCAGGGAGCTGGGGAAACTCATAGATATGTTCGCAAGTGTTGCAGCTGTTTGGGATGCAGAATCCGAAGTCAAAGTCAAAGTTCTTGAGAACTTTATCCTGGAAATAATGCCTCTCTATCATGCGAAAGCTGTTAACAGGCCGGTCCCCCACGGTGAACTCGACACTGAAAGcagggaagaaagagaggcaCTTGAGATACTAGTAGGGACATGCTGAACATAACTGCATGAAATGGCTTAAGCTACTAGAATTGAAGCTTTATTCATTAACCATCTATATTTCTAAAAGTCAAAAAGAAGGATGATTATTTCAATTGTATTGTTGCCAGCCATGTAAAACAACTTCAGGAGAAAAGCATTAAGTGTGGTGTCATGGCTCTGCCAAATCCTCTCTGTAACCACAGTTGGATTGGTTTCCAGAGCTGCAAAGCCCCACCAGCAAATGAAATTGAGCATGAAACTGAGATCATGATTCGTCTGCATAAGTAACTGCTGAGTTATAAGCAATGGACCTGAACTGAATTTGAGGGTGCTAACAGCAtactggtcccgtgtggctcagttggtagagcatggcgcttgcaacgccagggttgtgggttcgattcccacggggggccagtacaaaaaagtatgaatgtatgtacttgtaagtcgctctggataagagcgtctgctaaatgacttaaatgtaaatgtaatactaGAGCTTGAGGTAAGCCTGCCATATTGGAAAGCAGAAAGCACATATATTATGAAACATTTAAGTATAACCACAGTATGTGGTTTTTCAACTACGAGTTATATGATTTCTAATAATGATAATGCATGTGGTGTTTCCTGTTTAATCCACTGATTTACGTTGCACCAACAGTCCGCAGTCTGAGGAAGGCCGGCGTAAACTGATACCGCACAAAGCGTCCAGCACTGGTGTCTCCATTCTCTTCTTCCTCATCTTCAGGGTCTGATAGAGAACATGAATTAAAATGTAATTGACATCCAAATAAGTGTCAACATGTCATCTCTGATTTCAACCTAAAATTGTATCTACAACATTTGTGTAAGGACTACATCAATTATCACAGAGGGAATAACTTGGCTTGTGTTAGGCCTTACTTGAAATAATAGACCGATTAATTTGGTCTGGGCCCTTCTAAGTAGACTTAGCGATACTACATCATACACAGCGGGGCAACTTCCTGCTTACTAAACTAATGCTAAAATCTGCCAAGACTATGGGCTTTCTCATTTATACCTTCTAATGAGGCAAGTCCTCATTGGAAAGAGAAAATATAGTGGCAGATTTGAGCATTAGTTTTGGCACCCAAACCTAATAACATGAGTGCACCGTCAGCAGTTGTTTTTCCAACTAGGCTGTTTTACAGATTGAGCCTGGTGCCCTGTTCAAGTTGACAGTGACCTGGATTTGATTTCTATAATTAGGAATACGCTCCAATGTGTATAATGATGTCATATTGCTGAGTTTACCTTTAAGATGTGGCCTATCCAAGCTATTTATGCTGCGCCAAAGTGTAGTTGAAAAGTTGAAACTTCATGCTTGATAAGACATTTGAGTTTACCACAGTTGTGCGGTTTAGCAATCTCAAAGAGCACTGTCCCAGTCTCCAGATCTCTAATCTTGAAACGTGTGAAGTCAATATTGTAGACATTGTCCTCAGGTTTACATAGATAATCTGGAAGGAAATTCGTAGTTAGAAGAACATACAGACAGGGAATCTGGTGTGTTGGCGGATGCTTTGTTTGGTTACCTCAAACCATTGATGCAAATTTAGTTTGCTAGTTCACTAACAAAGGGAACGTTAGCTAAAATACATGAACTTGAATCTTATCCAAATCCCATCAACACCGGCATACATACCCCGTGTAACAGCACGCAGACCAAGGACTTCGTCCGGTGTGATGTGTCTTCCTAGCGCCCTTAGCTCTTCTTCTGTAATAACAGGCCGCTGTTTATCGGTTTGATTTCGTCGCGATTTGAGTCTCTTCAGTACACCTCCACTGGACTTTCGCTCCCTTGAATTTGCAGTTGGGCCGATATCAGTGTCCGGTCCTTTGACTGTGGCTGCAGTCTTGTTTCGAGAGTTAGAGCCGCTCATATCTtggttgttttgtgtttgttaaaGCGACTGTGTCGATGGCTGTCTGCAACTTTTACTAAATTCAAGATGGCGAAGCGTCTCTACGGAGAACATATGCTGAGAATAGTCGATTGTAATTGGCTTAAAACGCTAGGTGGTTACCATAGTTACCAGTAGGGCGGACTGTTTAGAAACCTACCGAGTAAATTGAATTCCAGTTATAGAACACCAGCGGTCACGTTcagttgcagatagaaatgccacGAATCGAGCCGACATGATTCCTTGATCTACATGTCAGagacatgtttgttctacatatcATATTTCTATCTTAACGTTCAAAAACGTTGTGTCCTGCTCAACGCGCAGCTGAGTATGGTCCAACTTCATTAGTATATTGAGCAATTTGACCATACTTATGTAATTTGCCCATGCACTACCTTTATATAAAATATAACGTCTCTTCTTACATCTCTCATCTGCATTACTGTCATTTCTCTCTACATGTCTCCCCAATATAAATATCTCATTCTACTTCTAGGGTTTCCCCATTACTTATGACTACAGTATCTCAATACAGCATGTTGAACAGTTCAGTTACACGAGGGGTACTACAATAACcccaaggatagtaaaacatgaGATAAATCATATGGAAAACATTTGCCAGAACACCAGTTAGATAAAAtagcacatttattaaaaaaagAGACAGCATTTATCAGCAGTTCCCACTTAGATGTTATTTGTAGAGCCACAACGGAGTATGGAGGGGGCATCTCAAAGGACTCCATCAGTTCACCTTCTGCATGAAGCCCTCATGGGGTTCCTTATGGACATTGATCGCTTTCTCTCACATTCACACTAATTAATTCACACTCTCATTCTGTGATTCATAAGACTGTGTGTGGACTGCACAAGAGTGTATGGTTGTTCCGTCTGCACCTCAGTAGGGCTAATGGGAGAGTGG
Proteins encoded in this window:
- the LOC120054408 gene encoding protein unc-119 homolog B-like, translated to MSGSNSRNKTAATVKGPDTDIGPTANSRERKSSGGVLKRLKSRRNQTDKQRPVITEEELRALGRHITPDEVLGLRAVTRDYLCKPEDNVYNIDFTRFKIRDLETGTVLFEIAKPHNCDPEDEEEENGDTSAGRFVRYQFTPAFLRLRTVGATVEFTVGDRPVNSFRMIERHYFQDKVLKNFDFDFGFCIPNSCNTCEHIYEFPQLPDDLICLMVEHPYETRSDSFYFVDNKLIMHNKADYAYDGGE